Part of the candidate division KSB1 bacterium genome, CATGGCAAACGCTCGCGCCAATACCTGCGAGCAGTTCTTGCCCCCGCATGCGCCCATTCCCACGCGCAACACCTTCAGCTGGTTGACGTCGGTCACGTGGTGGGTCTTGATGAAATCGACCACTTCTCGCAACGTCACCATTTCGCAGTGGCAGACCACGCCGTCCTCGGGTGCATGGGTAAGAGAGGCGGTTGGCAGGGGCAAAGTGGCCTCCGGCGGTTGCACCCGTACGCCTGCCGCCAGAGGCCCATTGGCCAGCGAGACGCGCAACGTAACCAGGTGGGTCTTGTATTTCCTGTTGAATCGTATCCTCGTCACTTGGCCCATTTCCAGGAACTTTCCTTCTTGGTCCATTACGGGGAGCTGGTCTCCCGGGCCAAAGTTCGGAACAAATTCGTGCGGCATCACCACTTCTGCCCACTGCTCGTCGATCTGCCTGGCCAGGGTGATGGCCAGGCCCGGGCAAGCAGCAACGCACAGCATGCATCCTGAACACTCTCCGGAGTAGACGGGCGGGTCGAGGAGATTGCCCCTCTCTCCTCGCAAAGTGATTGCTCCCGTAGGGCAGACTGCGGCACAGGGGTCGCAAGGGATCTCCTCCACACAGTGGAGCACCGGTTGAAACTTGGGGCCCAGTATCGCAGCTTGCTTGGGATAGATCTTTCCTGGGGGGCTCTTCAGGATTTCCATCTTCTCGGCAAAGGAACCTTCGATGTGCACCTGGTCGCCGAGCATCCTGGCCATGCGCAGCCCGGCGATGCGCCCGCCGAACATCGCAGAGGAAGCCTCGGCGATCTCCTCTGCGTCTCCGGCCCTCACCACCCTGAAGCCAAAAGGCCGCGCCAGTTGATAGAATTCCTCGATAGGGCTCAACCCTACGGCAAGGAGGAGGGTATCCACTGCATAGGTGCGCGCCGTGCTGAGGATCGGCTGAAAGCGCTCATCCACTTGGGCAATGGTGAGGCGTTCTACTCTTCCTCTCCCTTCAGCCGAAAGGATAGTGTGCGAGAGGTAGATGGGAACCCCCATCCTCTTGACTTTGTCCTGGTGCACCTTGTAGCCGGCCACCTTTGGCAGGATGTCGGCAATGCCCACCACCTGCATGCCGGCTTGCAAGGCGTGGTAGGCAGCAACGAGCCCCACGTTGCCGCTGCCGATGATGAACAGCCTTTCCGCGGGGCGGACCAGGTCTCTGTTCACCAGAGTTTGGAAGGCTCCGGCGCCGTAGACGCCCGGCAGATGGTTACCCGGGAAGATCAGCCCCTTTTCGCGGGCGCCAGCGCTCACCACGAGGCCCTGGAAGCCCACAATCACGTAGTGGCGGCCGTCCACGAAGACGCCGGCCTTCTGGTCCTTGTAGACGCCGACCACGGACGCGTTGGTCATCACCGTGATGTTCGGCAGCTCCGCCACCTGTTGTGCCAAGAGCCGAGCGATGTCGATGCCGCGCGTGCCGGCGTAACAATCTTTTACCGAGCCGAAGAACTTGTGCGTCTGCAAGACCAGCTTGCCCCCCAACGCGGCCTTGTCATCCACCAGGAGCACGGAGAATCCCCTCTTGGCGAGCTCGATGGCGGCGGTCAGCCCGGACGGCCCACCGCCCACGACGAGCACGTCGCAGGCCACCACCTTCTTTTCCCAGCGGCCCAACGGCCGGTTGTCCTCCGGCAGCGCCGGTACGCCTCGCAGCGTGCGCACGTCCATTCCCTCGCGCAGAGGGGTAACACACGACTTTTGGGCCACACCGTCAATGAGCACGACACAGTGGGAACACTGACCATTGGCGCAGAAAATGCCTTGAGTGGTGTCTCCCCTCCTGTGCAGGGAAAAAGTCCAGACGCCATTGGCGATGAGGGCAGAGGAGACCATCTCGCCCTCGAAGCCGAAAAGTTCGGTGCCGTCAAAAGTAAAAGGAACCCTTCTTCGCTCGGCAGGGACCGGAAGGATGGGATGGTTTTCTATTCTGGCCATGCATTTCCTTGTGAGATGCCCAGTGCAGGTGCGGATTCTACATGCCACCGGAGATGAGCTGCCGCCGTACCTCGTCCACCATCATGTCGCGGTTGACCTTGGTGATTTCGTAGAGCTTAATAAAGGGCAGCTGCTTGATGCGATCGGCAAAAGGGTGACGTTGGGACATGATGGCGCCCAATACCGGTTTGCGGCCGTCCAGAGCCTTGGTGACGATATCTTTGAACTTTTTCGAAAAGAGCTCCATGCGCCCGATCTCGTCAATGATTACCAGGTCATCCTCCACCAGGGCCCTCTCCAGGGCGGTGACACCGATGCGGTGCAGGTCACGCAGGTTGACGAAATACTTGCCCACCCAGTATCGGCTCTTGAAATCCACATGGGCCAGTATCCCTCTTTCTCCGCGCAAGGAGACGACCTCAAAGCCGACGCGCCGCCCTTGCTCGCGAATCTCGTTGGTGATGAACCCGCCCGCCTTGAACGGCGTTCGCTCCAAAACCTTCTTGATAATGGTCGTCTTCCCCACCCCGGCTTCCCCTGTGAGGAGTATGACGGGCATAGATTTCATAGACATCCCTCATCCGTTAGTTCTCTCCCGCTTCCGCCTATGAGACCTTCACGTATTCCCGGAGAAACCTTCCCGTGTGCGATGTGGGGTGACGGGCCACTTCCTCAGGGGTGCCCGTTGCCAGCATGTAGCCGCCTTCGTCGCCACCCTCAGGCCCCAGGTCGATGACATAGTCCGCACATTTGATGACGTCCATGTTGTGTTCGATGACCAGCACGCTGTTTCCCGCCTCCACCAGCCGTTCGAAACAGGCCAAAAGCGTTGCCACGTCGTCGAAATGCAATCCGGTGGTAGGCTCGTCGAAGATATACATGACGTGCCTACCCGCGCGCTCTGCCAAATGCGCCGCCAGCTTTACCCGCTGCGCCTCGCCGCCGGAGAGGGTGGTGGCCGGCTGCCCGAGCTTGATGTAGCCCAGCCCCACATCCTGCAGAAGCTGCAGACGACGTATCACCTGCGCGTCGGCGGCGAAGAACTCGAGTGCCTCGCTCACCGACATCTCCAGCACTTCAGCGATGTTCTTTCCCCGGTAACGGATCTCGAGGATTTCCTTCCTGAAGCGTTTGCCGCCGCACACATCGCACTCCAAGAAGAGGTCGGCAAGGAATTGCATCTCCACCTTTACGGCGCCGGCTCCTTCGCATGCCTCGCACCTGCCGCCGGGCACATTGAAGGAGAAGGCCCGCGGCTTGAGGCCCTTGATGCGCGCCTGCCGAGTTTCCGCAAAGGCGCGGCGAATGGGGTCCCAGGCCTTGACGTACGTCGCGGGGTTGCTGCGCGGCGTACGTCCGATGGGGGACTGGTCGACCAGGACGACATCGTCAAGGTAGTGCACCCCTCGCAGGCCCGCGTGAGCACCGACCGGCCGCTGCCACTTACCGAGGTGCTTCATCAATGCGGCGTAAAGTACATCGTACACCAGAGAACTCTTGCCAGATCCCGACACGCCGCTTACCACCACAAAGAGTCCCAGCGGAATGCGCACATCGATCCCTTTGAGGTTGTGCTGACGGGCGCCCAGCACCTCCAGCCAGCGTCCATCTGGATGCCGCCGCCGGTCGGGCAGGGTAATCTGCTTGTTGCCGCGCAAGTAGGCACCGGTGAGCGAGTGGCCATCGTCGCGGATGCCCGCGTAGGTCCCCTGGTAGACGATCTGGCCGCCGTGTGCCCCTGCCCGCGGCCCCAAATCGCAGATAAAGTCGCTCACAGCCATCATGTCCCGGTCGTGTTCCACTACGACCACCGTGTTGCCAATATCGCGCAGCGCCCTGAGGATGCTAATGAGGCGGCGGGTATCCCGGGGGTGAAGGCCGATGGTCGGCTCGTCCAGCACATACAGTGTGCCCACCAGCTTGGCACCCAAGGCGGTCGCTAAGTTGATGCGCTGGTACTCGCCGCCGGAGAGGGTGGCAGTGCGGCGGTCCAAAGTCAGGTAGCCCAGTCCCACGTCGTCGAGGTAGGAAAGGCGATTGCGCAGCTCCCGGAGGATCTGTCCTGCCACCTGCTGCTCGAATGGCGGAAGCTGCAGCTCGTCGA contains:
- the uvrA gene encoding excinuclease ABC subunit UvrA; this translates as MPTPISIRGARTHNLKNISLDLPRNKLTVITGVSGSGKSSLAFDTLYAEGQRRYVESLSAYARQFLERMDRPDVDEIRGIPPAVAIEQKNPTRTSRSTVATATEIHDYLRLLFARIGRTFCPQCGHEVRRDRVESVVDELMELPLGTSLYIAFPCSAELDCDQNIEILASKGFRRLLIDGQVVPLERAPRSAAVLTVLVDRLTIKQGVRERLADSIGLAFAEGGGRAEAHLSTGEVRRFSQAYACARCGLSFVEPQPRLFSFNNPYGACKTCKGFGDIITIDEDLVIPDKQKSLAEGAIAPWNTPTHRELLLDLLRIAPRQGIDVGAPYERLTPEQRRLVWEGVNGYPGINGFFSWLEGKRYKIGVRVFLSRYRGYVQCPDCHGSRLRPEALYVRVGGLTIADIVRMTLAQARRFFDELQLPPFEQQVAGQILRELRNRLSYLDDVGLGYLTLDRRTATLSGGEYQRINLATALGAKLVGTLYVLDEPTIGLHPRDTRRLISILRALRDIGNTVVVVEHDRDMMAVSDFICDLGPRAGAHGGQIVYQGTYAGIRDDGHSLTGAYLRGNKQITLPDRRRHPDGRWLEVLGARQHNLKGIDVRIPLGLFVVVSGVSGSGKSSLVYDVLYAALMKHLGKWQRPVGAHAGLRGVHYLDDVVLVDQSPIGRTPRSNPATYVKAWDPIRRAFAETRQARIKGLKPRAFSFNVPGGRCEACEGAGAVKVEMQFLADLFLECDVCGGKRFRKEILEIRYRGKNIAEVLEMSVSEALEFFAADAQVIRRLQLLQDVGLGYIKLGQPATTLSGGEAQRVKLAAHLAERAGRHVMYIFDEPTTGLHFDDVATLLACFERLVEAGNSVLVIEHNMDVIKCADYVIDLGPEGGDEGGYMLATGTPEEVARHPTSHTGRFLREYVKVS
- a CDS encoding NTPase, which gives rise to MKSMPVILLTGEAGVGKTTIIKKVLERTPFKAGGFITNEIREQGRRVGFEVVSLRGERGILAHVDFKSRYWVGKYFVNLRDLHRIGVTALERALVEDDLVIIDEIGRMELFSKKFKDIVTKALDGRKPVLGAIMSQRHPFADRIKQLPFIKLYEITKVNRDMMVDEVRRQLISGGM
- a CDS encoding FAD-dependent oxidoreductase, whose translation is MARIENHPILPVPAERRRVPFTFDGTELFGFEGEMVSSALIANGVWTFSLHRRGDTTQGIFCANGQCSHCVVLIDGVAQKSCVTPLREGMDVRTLRGVPALPEDNRPLGRWEKKVVACDVLVVGGGPSGLTAAIELAKRGFSVLLVDDKAALGGKLVLQTHKFFGSVKDCYAGTRGIDIARLLAQQVAELPNITVMTNASVVGVYKDQKAGVFVDGRHYVIVGFQGLVVSAGAREKGLIFPGNHLPGVYGAGAFQTLVNRDLVRPAERLFIIGSGNVGLVAAYHALQAGMQVVGIADILPKVAGYKVHQDKVKRMGVPIYLSHTILSAEGRGRVERLTIAQVDERFQPILSTARTYAVDTLLLAVGLSPIEEFYQLARPFGFRVVRAGDAEEIAEASSAMFGGRIAGLRMARMLGDQVHIEGSFAEKMEILKSPPGKIYPKQAAILGPKFQPVLHCVEEIPCDPCAAVCPTGAITLRGERGNLLDPPVYSGECSGCMLCVAACPGLAITLARQIDEQWAEVVMPHEFVPNFGPGDQLPVMDQEGKFLEMGQVTRIRFNRKYKTHLVTLRVSLANGPLAAGVRVQPPEATLPLPTASLTHAPEDGVVCHCEMVTLREVVDFIKTHHVTDVNQLKVLRVGMGACGGKNCSQVLARAFAMAGVDWERVTKGTVRPLTVEVPMSAILNEER